The Gemmatimonadaceae bacterium genome includes a window with the following:
- a CDS encoding DUF1800 domain-containing protein, with translation MRLRTKMWLWLPAVGAAFACASGSTAPAPVQDPAPAAAPVATLREQLPDQQVLQVLNRLAYGPRPGDVDKVRAMGVDRWISLQLTPDRIDDHVADSALAQYHLLDTPTGDIVQTFREVQEARRQIQRRMKGDDSTSQAEAQRQVLRVNPQLRELQQRVQGPINELVSAQLARAVLSERQLNEVMVEFWENHFSVYVGKGQTRNFLNAYDRDVIRPHALGKFRDLLGAVAHSPAMLFYLDNWESQADSTHSTLMANGRVATAAQRQRVLAALGRARPYQLPPRLRDLPADQRAQAVQRLQRAGKRGLNENYARELMELHTLGVEGGYTQHDVIEVARCFTGWSIDQRTGAFIFRPQMHDADAKVVLGHQIPAGRGEEDGEDVLDILARSPATAHFLARKLVVRFVSDSPPPALVDRAAQTFLRTGGDIRAVVRTIVTSPEFFSTAAYRAKVKTPFEVVVSGLRALDARPDTTPRLAGLVGLLGQPAFGRQTPDGWPDRGDAWMNTGAILNRINFGLLLASGRLPGAAFTNWPYARDLARAPHDDQVDGVIKAILGGEVSQVTRDVLLTGRNPFLSKARTDSIANMANPASSNPRGARRGARGGRGGGTLGVAGRGGRGGGGGSILTRPLNLTGLQLVVGLALGAPEFQRR, from the coding sequence ATGCGGTTGCGAACCAAGATGTGGCTATGGCTACCCGCTGTCGGCGCGGCCTTCGCGTGCGCCAGCGGATCGACCGCGCCCGCTCCGGTCCAGGATCCCGCGCCCGCCGCGGCGCCGGTCGCGACCCTGCGCGAGCAGTTGCCCGACCAGCAGGTGCTGCAGGTGCTCAACCGGCTGGCATACGGCCCTCGCCCAGGTGACGTGGACAAGGTGCGGGCGATGGGCGTGGACCGGTGGATCTCGCTTCAACTCACGCCCGACCGCATCGACGATCACGTGGCCGACTCAGCCCTTGCCCAGTACCACCTGCTGGACACACCCACGGGCGACATTGTGCAGACGTTCCGCGAGGTGCAGGAGGCGCGCAGACAGATTCAACGGCGGATGAAGGGCGACGACAGTACGTCGCAGGCCGAGGCGCAGCGGCAGGTTCTGCGGGTCAACCCCCAGCTGCGGGAACTCCAGCAGCGCGTCCAAGGTCCGATCAACGAGTTGGTTTCTGCCCAGCTGGCGCGAGCCGTGCTGAGCGAGCGGCAACTGAACGAAGTGATGGTGGAATTCTGGGAGAACCACTTCAGCGTATACGTGGGCAAGGGACAGACTCGCAACTTCCTCAATGCCTACGATCGCGACGTCATCCGCCCGCATGCCCTGGGTAAGTTCCGCGATCTGCTGGGGGCCGTGGCGCACAGCCCGGCCATGCTGTTCTATCTCGACAACTGGGAGAGCCAGGCCGACAGTACGCACTCGACGCTCATGGCCAATGGCCGGGTGGCCACGGCAGCGCAGCGGCAGCGCGTGCTCGCTGCCCTGGGCCGGGCCCGACCGTACCAACTCCCCCCGCGACTCCGCGACTTGCCCGCCGACCAGCGCGCGCAAGCCGTGCAGCGGCTGCAACGGGCGGGCAAGCGCGGGCTCAACGAGAACTACGCGCGCGAATTGATGGAACTGCACACCCTCGGCGTGGAGGGCGGCTACACCCAGCACGACGTGATCGAGGTGGCGCGCTGCTTCACCGGCTGGAGCATCGACCAGCGCACCGGGGCATTCATCTTCCGTCCTCAGATGCACGACGCCGATGCCAAGGTGGTGCTGGGCCACCAGATTCCCGCCGGCCGCGGCGAGGAGGACGGGGAGGATGTACTCGACATCCTGGCGCGCAGCCCCGCCACAGCGCACTTCCTCGCCCGCAAGCTGGTGGTGCGGTTCGTGAGCGACAGCCCGCCCCCAGCTCTCGTCGACCGCGCCGCCCAGACCTTCCTGCGCACCGGCGGCGATATAAGAGCAGTTGTACGAACCATCGTCACGTCACCAGAATTCTTCAGCACGGCGGCCTACCGCGCCAAGGTGAAAACGCCATTCGAGGTGGTGGTGAGCGGCCTCCGCGCGCTCGACGCCCGGCCGGACACCACACCCCGCCTCGCCGGCCTGGTGGGGCTGCTTGGCCAACCCGCGTTCGGGCGACAGACACCCGACGGCTGGCCGGACCGCGGCGACGCCTGGATGAACACCGGTGCCATCCTCAATCGCATCAACTTCGGATTGCTGCTTGCCAGCGGGCGGCTGCCGGGGGCCGCGTTCACCAATTGGCCCTACGCCCGCGACCTCGCGCGCGCGCCGCACGACGACCAGGTGGACGGGGTGATCAAGGCGATCCTCGGGGGCGAGGTATCTCAGGTCACGCGCGACGTGCTGCTCACGGGTCGGAACCCGTTTCTCAGCAAAGCACGAACCGATTCGATCGCGAACATGGCCAACCCAGCGTCGTCCAATCCGAGAGGTGCCAGACGCGGGGCGCGGGGCGGAAGAGGCGGCGGCACCTTGGGTGTGGCCGGCCGTGGCGGCCGGGGGGGCGGCGGCGGATCGATTCTGACGCGTCCGCTCAACCTCACCGGCCTGCAACTGGTCGTGGGGCTCGCGCTGGGTGCGCCGGAATTTCAACGTAGGTAA